In the genome of Fervidobacterium gondwanense DSM 13020, one region contains:
- the atpA gene encoding F0F1 ATP synthase subunit alpha produces MRLNPGEIVRVLESKIAEYQEELRLEDVGKVIQVGDGIARVYGLNNVMANEMVEFVETGTRGLAFNLEEDNVGIIILGDYKEIKEGHTVRRLNRIMEVPVGEGLLGRVVNPLGEPIDGLGPIEYKETRPVEFKAPGVIYRKPVDTPLQTGLKVIDSLIPIGRGQRELIIGDRQTGKTAIAVDTIINQKGKGVYCIYVAIGQKASAVARIVEKLKQTGAMDYTTVVVASSSDPATLQYLAPYAGCAMGEYFMFTGRDALVIYDDLSKHAVAYRQISLLLRRPPGREAYPGDVFYLHSRLLERAARLNDNYGGGSLTALPIIETQANDISAYIPTNVISITDGQIYLEPSLFYAGQRPAVNIGLSVSRVGGAAQIKAMKQVAGSLKLDLAQYRELETFAQFATELDPATQAQITRGQRLMELMKQPQHSPMEVEEQVVVLFAGVNGYLDDIPASSVRPFEDGLLKFMKERYSDLLEEIRTKRQITKETEEKLHTVVKEYKQEFVKMYGK; encoded by the coding sequence TTGAGATTAAACCCTGGCGAAATAGTAAGGGTACTTGAAAGTAAAATTGCCGAGTACCAAGAAGAGTTAAGATTGGAAGATGTTGGAAAGGTAATACAAGTTGGAGACGGAATTGCGAGAGTCTACGGTCTCAACAACGTCATGGCGAACGAAATGGTCGAGTTCGTTGAGACTGGAACGCGTGGTTTGGCATTCAATTTAGAAGAAGACAACGTAGGTATAATCATACTCGGAGATTATAAAGAAATAAAGGAAGGACATACTGTAAGACGACTGAACAGAATCATGGAAGTCCCTGTTGGAGAAGGACTCCTCGGCCGCGTCGTAAATCCACTTGGAGAACCAATTGATGGTCTTGGACCGATTGAATATAAGGAGACAAGACCTGTCGAATTCAAAGCCCCTGGTGTTATATACAGAAAACCAGTCGATACCCCTCTGCAAACAGGTTTGAAAGTCATCGACTCACTTATCCCAATTGGACGTGGACAAAGGGAACTGATAATCGGTGATAGACAGACTGGAAAAACGGCAATAGCAGTTGATACAATAATCAATCAAAAAGGCAAAGGTGTATATTGTATATACGTTGCAATTGGTCAAAAAGCATCCGCAGTTGCAAGGATAGTTGAAAAGCTCAAACAAACTGGCGCTATGGATTACACAACAGTGGTTGTTGCATCTTCATCTGATCCTGCCACTCTCCAGTATCTTGCACCATATGCAGGTTGTGCAATGGGTGAATACTTCATGTTCACCGGCAGAGACGCGCTCGTTATTTACGATGACTTGTCGAAACATGCGGTTGCGTACAGACAGATATCGTTGCTCCTCAGAAGACCACCAGGAAGGGAAGCTTATCCAGGTGACGTTTTCTACTTGCACTCAAGGCTCTTGGAACGCGCAGCAAGGCTAAACGATAATTACGGGGGCGGTTCTTTAACCGCACTTCCGATAATTGAAACTCAAGCAAATGACATATCTGCGTATATCCCAACGAACGTTATATCAATAACAGACGGTCAGATATACCTTGAACCGAGTCTGTTCTACGCTGGTCAAAGGCCTGCGGTAAACATAGGTCTTTCGGTGTCTCGTGTCGGTGGTGCTGCACAGATAAAGGCGATGAAACAAGTTGCAGGTTCGTTGAAGCTTGATTTGGCGCAGTACAGGGAACTTGAAACGTTTGCACAATTTGCAACAGAATTGGACCCAGCAACTCAGGCACAGATTACAAGAGGCCAAAGACTTATGGAACTCATGAAACAACCGCAGCACAGCCCAATGGAAGTAGAAGAACAGGTGGTTGTACTCTTTGCAGGTGTCAACGGATACTTAGATGATATTCCAGCATCTTCAGTAAGACCCTTTGAAGACGGTTTACTGAAATTTATGAAGGAGCGATATAGTGATTTATTAGAAGAAATCAGAACTAAAAGGCAAATAACAAAGGAAACTGAAGAAAAACTACACACAGTTGTGAAGGAGTACAAGCAAGAGTTCGTAAAAATGTACGGGAAGTGA
- a CDS encoding F0F1 ATP synthase subunit C — MENMTELANAIIIAGKAIGAGLAMGLGAIGPGIGEGHVGGHAMEAIARQPELTNVIITRMILADAIAETTGIYSLVIAFLILFVL, encoded by the coding sequence ATGGAAAACATGACGGAACTTGCGAATGCTATTATCATTGCCGGTAAAGCTATAGGTGCAGGATTGGCAATGGGACTCGGAGCTATTGGACCTGGTATCGGTGAAGGTCACGTTGGTGGACATGCAATGGAAGCTATTGCGAGACAACCTGAACTCACAAACGTCATCATAACGCGTATGATTCTTGCTGACGCTATCGCTGAAACAACAGGTATATACTCTCTTGTTATCGCTTTCTTGATACTCTTCGTATTGTGA
- a CDS encoding AtpZ/AtpI family protein has product MKKDPEKQNIGKELAQLNLISTLGFTIISNVIVGYVIGAFLDRLFNLEKILTVTFLIIGTISGVYNGIKFVMKAGGYDKIDKDKDR; this is encoded by the coding sequence ATGAAAAAAGATCCGGAAAAACAAAATATTGGTAAAGAACTGGCACAACTGAATTTAATATCTACTTTGGGATTTACGATAATCTCAAATGTCATAGTTGGATATGTGATTGGTGCTTTTTTGGACAGATTATTCAATTTGGAAAAGATCTTAACCGTAACATTTTTAATTATTGGGACAATATCAGGCGTCTATAACGGAATCAAGTTTGTCATGAAGGCGGGCGGATATGATAAAATTGATAAAGACAAAGATAGATGA
- the atpB gene encoding F0F1 ATP synthase subunit A: MTKRKMSKKAKIQLIVFLIVYTVIGIINARTMTASPKEALSNVTNRWVVQFGPENVWYYRINPATVIMSLVVITILVAFARSVYKEFSIIPGRKQAFAESLLEFMYDMVQSSIPNEKYARTVFKISMTLFLYIALSNLIGGFVPGISPNVSILADGTRSVKFVFFNDTWPAPTGDLNTNVTYAVMVFIMSQYFAIKTKGVKGWLKGFLEPIAFMLPMNIVGELAKPLSHSMRLFGNITGGGILVLVVSYFLKYMFLPPFLWGYFGIFSGLIQAFVFSTLAVAYMASQIE, from the coding sequence ATGACTAAGCGGAAGATGAGCAAGAAAGCCAAAATACAGTTAATAGTCTTTCTGATAGTTTACACGGTCATAGGTATTATAAATGCAAGAACGATGACCGCATCTCCGAAAGAGGCTTTATCTAATGTTACAAACAGGTGGGTTGTGCAATTCGGTCCAGAGAATGTTTGGTATTACAGAATCAACCCAGCTACGGTAATAATGTCGCTGGTTGTAATAACTATCTTAGTTGCTTTCGCAAGATCAGTTTATAAGGAGTTTTCAATTATTCCTGGAAGAAAACAGGCTTTTGCTGAATCGTTGCTGGAATTCATGTATGATATGGTCCAAAGCAGTATCCCAAACGAGAAATACGCAAGGACTGTATTCAAAATCTCTATGACGTTGTTCCTCTATATTGCTCTTTCTAACTTAATCGGTGGTTTTGTTCCTGGAATATCACCAAATGTTTCAATCCTAGCTGACGGAACGCGCAGTGTTAAGTTTGTGTTTTTTAACGATACTTGGCCTGCACCTACAGGTGATTTGAATACGAACGTTACATATGCAGTTATGGTCTTCATAATGAGCCAGTACTTTGCAATAAAAACAAAAGGGGTAAAAGGTTGGTTAAAAGGATTTCTTGAGCCAATCGCGTTCATGCTGCCAATGAATATCGTTGGAGAACTTGCAAAGCCTCTCTCTCATTCAATGCGTTTGTTTGGTAACATAACAGGTGGTGGGATACTTGTTCTGGTGGTTAGCTACTTTTTGAAGTACATGTTCCTTCCGCCATTCTTATGGGGTTACTTTGGAATCTTCTCAGGATTGATTCAAGCGTTTGTGTTCTCAACACTTGCCGTTGCCTATATGGCATCACAGATAGAGTAA
- the atpF gene encoding F0F1 ATP synthase subunit B, protein MDLFEINLTAVVQLLSFLFLLWALNKLLYKPFFSMMDKRREKVEGELAEAEKLRRQADEMRIQAEKELKDVRQKAEQIISNAEREAERIVEEAKLKAQQEAEKIISNAQAEIERQKQEVLAQVQGMATELAVSLALKVLKDAVDEKAKREYLMKIIKEHEK, encoded by the coding sequence ATGGATCTTTTTGAAATCAATTTGACAGCTGTTGTTCAGCTGTTGAGTTTTCTCTTTCTTTTGTGGGCACTTAACAAGCTTTTGTACAAACCTTTTTTCTCTATGATGGATAAGCGAAGAGAAAAGGTCGAAGGAGAACTTGCAGAGGCTGAAAAATTGAGAAGACAAGCTGATGAAATGAGAATTCAGGCTGAAAAAGAGCTAAAAGATGTAAGACAAAAGGCTGAGCAAATTATATCGAACGCCGAAAGGGAAGCTGAAAGGATAGTTGAAGAAGCAAAGTTGAAGGCACAGCAGGAAGCTGAGAAAATCATATCAAATGCTCAAGCAGAAATAGAGAGGCAAAAACAAGAGGTTCTTGCTCAGGTACAAGGAATGGCCACAGAGCTTGCTGTGAGCCTGGCTCTGAAAGTACTAAAAGACGCTGTTGATGAAAAAGCTAAGAGAGAGTATCTTATGAAGATAATAAAGGAGCATGAAAAATGA
- a CDS encoding F0F1 ATP synthase subunit delta — protein sequence MMYSSIASKYALALYNVSKINQKTDEYKERLNVFVNIYNELSVFLNNQAIKPVKRSQLVCDIMSELGFKPDEVFGRFVYLLISNKRMKYIKQIATLFDYAILEENGLVPVEVISATDLNDEEKSALTEFVRKYTSKTPVFSVKVDEGIIAGVVVEFYGKRYDASIKGRLEKLARDVLRREG from the coding sequence ATGATGTATTCATCTATAGCAAGTAAATACGCACTTGCTCTTTATAACGTTTCCAAGATTAATCAAAAAACAGATGAATACAAAGAAAGATTGAATGTTTTTGTGAACATCTATAACGAGCTTTCGGTTTTTTTGAACAATCAAGCTATCAAGCCAGTTAAACGTTCACAGTTAGTATGCGACATAATGTCTGAGCTTGGATTCAAACCAGACGAAGTTTTTGGTAGGTTTGTTTATCTGCTCATATCAAATAAGAGGATGAAGTACATCAAGCAGATCGCAACCTTGTTTGATTACGCGATACTTGAAGAAAACGGTTTGGTTCCTGTTGAAGTCATATCAGCGACAGATTTGAATGATGAAGAAAAATCAGCGCTTACTGAGTTTGTTAGAAAATATACTTCTAAAACACCAGTTTTCAGCGTCAAAGTCGACGAAGGAATTATTGCTGGTGTAGTTGTCGAATTTTACGGCAAGAGGTACGATGCAAGTATTAAAGGTAGACTTGAAAAATTAGCCCGTGATGTGTTAAGAAGAGAGGGGTGA
- a CDS encoding RuvX/YqgF family protein has translation MSVLAIDFGKSKCGYAIGTLFVSESGTVRTSEIIEKTKRFEKIAVGLPLSMSGNYSTQTFEAIKFALKLKKMGKSVFFIDERMTTKMAKTFSKTDDDRFSAEQLLLEYLNNPSNSIEFKLSRLELEEEISCQTVLFIEVPFNDRITFENALVYSKDPYIAYTHFETGSFVYRVWKDLNDKIKTLEKKPDLVIINKDCRQLLSNLEFSSDVLLVDVKYE, from the coding sequence ATGAGCGTATTAGCTATAGATTTTGGCAAAAGTAAATGTGGTTATGCGATCGGCACGCTTTTTGTATCAGAAAGCGGAACTGTGAGGACATCTGAGATAATCGAAAAGACAAAACGCTTCGAAAAAATAGCCGTAGGATTGCCACTTTCGATGAGCGGGAATTATTCAACGCAGACGTTTGAGGCAATAAAATTTGCTTTAAAATTGAAAAAGATGGGTAAGAGCGTTTTCTTTATCGACGAACGGATGACTACAAAAATGGCAAAAACATTCAGTAAGACCGATGATGACAGATTTAGTGCCGAGCAGCTGCTCTTAGAATACTTGAATAATCCTTCAAATTCGATAGAATTTAAGCTCTCAAGATTAGAATTGGAAGAAGAAATAAGTTGCCAAACAGTGTTGTTTATAGAAGTGCCTTTTAATGATAGAATTACTTTTGAAAATGCGTTGGTTTACTCAAAAGACCCATACATAGCTTACACGCACTTCGAAACGGGAAGTTTTGTGTATAGAGTCTGGAAAGACTTAAACGATAAAATCAAAACACTTGAAAAAAAGCCAGACTTGGTTATAATTAATAAGGATTGTAGACAACTATTATCTAATTTAGAATTTAGCTCCGATGTTCTACTTGTTGATGTAAAATACGAGTAG
- the recJ gene encoding single-stranded-DNA-specific exonuclease RecJ: MRWELREVDEYLVDQLAKELDVSRLVARLLVLRNVKTVEEARNFLYPARNVLRSPFLFKDMEKAVEILLKARDNGEKVVVHGDYDVDGITGTAVLYTFLSENGWDVEYYIPKRVDDGYGIQTQFVQESFEKGVDVLLTVDCGITAFEAIEKAKELGMKVVVTDHHQPKEILPKADAIVNPKRQDETYPFKEFAGVGVAYKLVSALAERLNVHHSVVDNLLDLVALGTVADMVELVDENRYIVKEGLKRLNTTEKLGIIRLVQKLGISAINSRDIGYRIAPKLNAAGRLDSPDDAFKLIITKDEASAAELAELLLGYNTTRQSIEAKIYNEAVQMIEENRLNSLPIIVAYGYGWHLGVIGIVATRLVHLYNKPVMVISIEDGMARGSARSVQGVNIIELLEKFRDIFEDFGGHTMALGFSLKEENIPKLLEAIRNNISEDDVRVEPIVLVDEKISVDEINDEIIKAIELLEPYGHGNPEPVFLIQGSSVERFKVFGESGYNARITLRGNAKSIEGVGFGLKIPSNDFYGVQPQFLKMDVVANIRLSENGAQLNVLDLKMYHVSDDDYTDRTFLHSFLSNWRNQKEEDYDHQRVEDDIYQRLPKVSELAELKRPVLLRFRLPYRNAFLFGLMKKGRTLIINPSSTEAMHIYESLQRHNIQGLVLANSVNRVAGRHVVTNAVYADFLVNPSEFDYVVLNEIQFLKHFDENLYDRILRKFGSEAFFITLYTFDTNLPEYEVEGKVDFSIEDKRNQPKALNNTASFLVYLFSSHSSVETFFNNYIKKVPARDTVFYSSQLAPFQRLIISSLVKRKKVKRLVSSTNNDVLPSLFGRAEVRLFDFPYTFSEIIDSVSGDANVLLQLNYSSQDVSRKYETLKKLFPSKEELKSAIEELNVYLPMKTEEFELFVSNHNIPKGVIKSSYKDLGGFKNDIVSAVDFNPDKILRVRERHIELNYFEKYTLQIESLTVKEMYKLIDERYLYDSELILEGL, from the coding sequence ATGAGATGGGAATTAAGAGAAGTTGATGAGTATTTGGTGGACCAGCTGGCAAAGGAGCTGGATGTTAGTCGTTTAGTTGCAAGACTCTTGGTTTTGCGAAATGTAAAGACCGTTGAAGAAGCAAGGAATTTCTTGTATCCGGCAAGAAATGTTTTAAGATCTCCCTTTCTGTTTAAGGATATGGAGAAAGCCGTGGAAATACTCCTCAAAGCAAGGGACAATGGGGAAAAGGTTGTTGTCCATGGTGATTACGATGTTGATGGAATAACCGGAACAGCGGTCCTTTATACGTTCCTTTCAGAGAACGGATGGGATGTTGAGTATTACATTCCAAAACGTGTTGATGACGGATATGGAATACAAACACAGTTTGTGCAGGAGAGTTTTGAAAAAGGCGTGGACGTTCTGCTAACAGTAGACTGCGGTATTACAGCTTTTGAGGCAATAGAAAAGGCGAAAGAACTTGGCATGAAAGTTGTTGTTACGGATCACCACCAACCTAAGGAAATCCTTCCAAAGGCTGATGCGATTGTTAATCCGAAAAGGCAAGACGAAACATACCCATTCAAAGAATTCGCGGGCGTTGGGGTTGCCTATAAGCTTGTATCAGCTCTTGCTGAGAGGCTCAATGTACACCACTCTGTCGTTGACAATCTCCTTGATTTAGTTGCGTTAGGAACAGTTGCAGATATGGTAGAACTTGTAGATGAAAATCGGTACATTGTTAAAGAGGGCTTGAAGAGATTAAACACTACGGAGAAGCTCGGGATCATAAGACTTGTTCAGAAACTTGGTATCTCTGCCATAAATTCGCGTGACATCGGTTATAGGATTGCTCCTAAATTAAATGCTGCCGGACGACTTGATTCTCCGGACGATGCTTTTAAATTGATAATCACAAAAGATGAAGCAAGTGCAGCAGAACTTGCAGAGTTGTTGTTGGGTTACAATACAACAAGACAAAGCATAGAAGCGAAGATATACAACGAAGCTGTTCAGATGATAGAAGAGAATAGATTAAATTCGCTGCCGATAATTGTGGCGTATGGGTACGGTTGGCATCTGGGAGTAATAGGAATAGTAGCGACGCGGCTTGTGCATTTATATAATAAACCTGTTATGGTTATCTCGATCGAGGATGGAATGGCGCGTGGTTCTGCGCGGAGCGTTCAAGGTGTAAACATAATAGAGCTTTTAGAAAAGTTCAGGGACATATTTGAAGACTTTGGCGGTCACACGATGGCGCTTGGTTTCAGTTTGAAGGAAGAAAATATCCCAAAATTATTGGAAGCAATTAGGAATAACATAAGTGAGGATGATGTTCGCGTTGAACCAATCGTGCTTGTTGACGAGAAGATATCCGTAGATGAGATAAATGATGAAATAATCAAGGCTATTGAATTGCTTGAACCTTATGGACACGGAAATCCGGAACCAGTTTTTCTCATTCAAGGCAGTAGCGTGGAGAGGTTTAAAGTTTTTGGTGAATCCGGATATAATGCAAGAATTACTCTTAGAGGTAATGCAAAATCCATAGAGGGTGTTGGGTTTGGTTTAAAAATCCCTTCAAATGATTTTTACGGAGTACAGCCACAGTTCTTAAAGATGGATGTTGTTGCTAACATAAGACTTAGCGAGAATGGTGCTCAGCTAAATGTTTTGGATTTAAAGATGTACCATGTAAGTGACGATGACTACACGGATAGAACATTCCTTCACTCGTTCTTGTCAAACTGGAGAAATCAGAAGGAAGAAGATTACGATCATCAAAGAGTTGAAGATGATATTTACCAGAGGCTTCCGAAAGTTTCTGAACTTGCCGAATTAAAACGTCCTGTTCTATTAAGATTCAGACTTCCTTACAGAAATGCTTTTTTGTTTGGTTTAATGAAAAAAGGCAGAACTCTCATCATTAACCCCTCAAGTACGGAAGCCATGCATATCTATGAAAGTTTACAGCGCCACAACATTCAGGGGTTAGTACTCGCCAATTCAGTCAACAGAGTAGCGGGACGTCACGTAGTAACAAATGCAGTGTATGCTGATTTCCTTGTTAATCCGAGTGAGTTCGATTATGTAGTCTTGAATGAGATTCAATTTTTAAAACACTTTGATGAAAATTTATACGATAGAATATTGAGAAAATTTGGCTCTGAGGCATTCTTCATAACTCTTTACACGTTCGATACGAATCTTCCAGAATATGAGGTTGAAGGGAAGGTAGACTTCTCAATAGAAGATAAACGTAACCAACCCAAAGCTTTAAACAATACGGCGTCGTTCTTAGTTTACCTCTTTTCCTCTCACAGTTCCGTTGAGACGTTTTTCAACAATTACATTAAAAAAGTTCCTGCGCGCGACACGGTGTTTTATTCATCTCAGCTTGCACCGTTCCAAAGACTTATAATTTCAAGTTTGGTGAAAAGGAAAAAGGTAAAAAGACTTGTTTCATCCACAAATAACGACGTTCTGCCTTCGCTATTTGGAAGAGCTGAGGTAAGACTCTTTGATTTCCCATACACATTTAGCGAAATAATCGACTCGGTAAGCGGAGATGCAAACGTACTTTTGCAGCTCAATTACTCTTCTCAGGATGTTTCGAGGAAATATGAGACTTTGAAAAAGTTGTTCCCATCAAAAGAGGAGTTGAAAAGTGCAATAGAAGAATTGAATGTGTATCTGCCTATGAAAACAGAAGAGTTTGAGTTGTTCGTTAGCAATCACAACATTCCAAAGGGTGTAATCAAGAGTTCCTATAAAGATTTGGGAGGATTCAAAAACGACATCGTATCTGCTGTTGATTTTAATCCGGATAAGATCTTAAGAGTGCGGGAAAGACATATCGAACTCAATTATTTCGAAAAATATACTCTCCAAATTGAATCATTAACGGTCAAGGAAATGTACAAGTTGATTGATGAGAGATACCTTTACGATTCGGAATTGATCTTAGAAGGGTTGTAA
- a CDS encoding M24 family metallopeptidase, translating to MSYSLQVVKERVFEKDIDAILILNVESSNAVTTRYLSGFTGSFSALLITPKRHIIVTDSRYWTQVKQESTFELVKYIPPKSFLDTVCELVSNMELRKLAIEKDRISVTHFESLKEKLPNCEFEDISSLLLEIRSIKTEEEVKLVKSAVEIAQEAFKKMLEIAKAGMKEKELAAYMEYQIKLLGADDVAFDTIIASGYRGALPHGKASEKEIAKGEPIVVDWGARYRGYNSDLTRVFCIGEPNDRVKEVYKIVYDAQQKALESIKAGITGKEVDSIARNHISECGYGEYFGHGLGHGLGLEVHENPGLSYRWDKPLIDGQIVTVEPGIYLEGEFGIRIEEDVVVRENGCEILTTLSREIFVV from the coding sequence ATGAGCTATAGTCTTCAGGTTGTGAAGGAAAGGGTTTTTGAAAAGGACATAGATGCTATATTGATTCTTAATGTCGAAAGTTCCAATGCTGTAACAACAAGATATCTATCAGGATTCACGGGGAGCTTTTCTGCGCTTCTAATTACACCCAAGAGGCATATCATAGTTACCGATTCAAGATATTGGACCCAAGTGAAGCAAGAGAGTACATTTGAATTGGTAAAATACATCCCACCGAAGAGTTTTCTTGATACTGTTTGTGAACTGGTATCCAACATGGAACTAAGGAAATTAGCTATAGAGAAGGATAGAATCTCAGTAACTCATTTTGAATCACTGAAGGAAAAGCTTCCAAACTGCGAATTCGAAGATATTTCGAGCCTTTTATTGGAAATTAGGTCAATAAAGACAGAAGAAGAGGTAAAGCTTGTAAAGTCGGCCGTTGAAATTGCCCAAGAAGCATTTAAGAAGATGCTTGAAATTGCTAAGGCTGGCATGAAGGAGAAAGAGCTTGCTGCCTACATGGAGTATCAAATTAAGCTCTTAGGGGCAGATGATGTAGCTTTTGATACGATAATAGCATCTGGTTACAGAGGAGCATTGCCACATGGTAAGGCATCTGAAAAAGAAATTGCTAAAGGTGAACCAATCGTAGTTGATTGGGGAGCAAGATATAGGGGATATAACAGTGATTTGACAAGAGTCTTCTGCATTGGAGAACCAAACGATAGAGTTAAGGAAGTATATAAGATAGTTTACGATGCGCAACAAAAAGCACTTGAGTCGATTAAAGCAGGGATCACGGGTAAAGAAGTTGACAGCATCGCAAGGAATCATATTTCTGAATGTGGTTACGGAGAATACTTCGGGCATGGGCTTGGACACGGGCTCGGATTGGAAGTACATGAAAACCCAGGACTTAGCTATAGATGGGATAAACCACTTATAGATGGACAGATAGTAACAGTTGAACCAGGAATCTATTTGGAAGGGGAATTTGGTATAAGAATTGAAGAAGACGTTGTCGTTAGAGAAAATGGCTGCGAGATTTTGACAACACTCTCAAGGGAAATTTTTGTTGTATAA
- the atpG gene encoding ATP synthase F1 subunit gamma — MSRGKLLQIKRKITATQSLKKITKAMEMVSTAQIKKVEKRLRMAREFLAETSRMVSQVHFDVKHPFVTGNGKSALIVIGTDMGLCGSFPTEIVKRAQTLDKKENFDFIYVVGAKITPVFKNNPKVVRIYEHEYDTPTFDFTKTVINDVLSNNVANVKVVYGKFKSKLAQLPDVYTLTPIKLEEGQPKGDRYEFEPIEEAFQRHLLEFYASSVLFSLAFETKISELYARQNAMRNATENAEEVVRLLTVDYNKVRQASITQELIEIVTGADALKEE; from the coding sequence ATGAGTCGAGGTAAATTGTTACAGATCAAAAGAAAAATAACAGCAACCCAGTCGCTGAAAAAAATCACTAAAGCAATGGAAATGGTTTCAACCGCTCAAATAAAGAAGGTTGAAAAAAGATTGCGAATGGCAAGAGAGTTTCTTGCTGAAACGAGCAGGATGGTATCTCAAGTTCACTTTGATGTGAAGCACCCATTCGTCACAGGTAATGGCAAAAGTGCTCTTATCGTAATTGGAACAGATATGGGGCTTTGTGGCTCGTTTCCAACAGAGATAGTCAAGAGAGCGCAAACTCTTGATAAGAAAGAGAATTTTGATTTTATCTATGTGGTTGGCGCAAAGATAACACCAGTGTTCAAAAATAATCCGAAAGTAGTTAGAATATACGAGCATGAGTACGATACACCAACTTTCGATTTCACTAAAACGGTTATCAACGACGTATTGTCAAACAACGTAGCGAACGTTAAGGTAGTGTATGGAAAATTCAAGAGTAAACTCGCTCAGCTTCCTGATGTTTACACACTGACACCAATTAAATTGGAAGAAGGGCAGCCTAAAGGCGATAGGTATGAATTCGAACCCATTGAGGAAGCTTTCCAAAGGCACCTTTTGGAGTTTTACGCCTCAAGTGTTTTGTTCTCACTTGCTTTTGAAACGAAGATAAGTGAACTGTACGCAAGGCAAAATGCTATGAGAAATGCTACTGAAAATGCGGAAGAAGTTGTAAGACTGCTGACAGTAGATTACAACAAAGTCAGACAAGCATCGATTACACAAGAGCTCATAGAGATTGTGACGGGTGCCGATGCTTTGAAAGAAGAGTAA